A stretch of Triticum aestivum cultivar Chinese Spring chromosome 1D, IWGSC CS RefSeq v2.1, whole genome shotgun sequence DNA encodes these proteins:
- the LOC123168706 gene encoding uncharacterized protein, giving the protein MAAAVDLEDAFGAVFGEAKPEGHPTARPILFRAHARSAATLRVVATDCHSLAWGCSLSVSDLDDLRDDVGIGGSWVDFLDYLKSSLSSGEVKLLFAGDQLRKSTGSDGAKLVATKAKGLPLITISLHSVTGAVTSDVIAEFSLGLYGAYRTARELVSKEQEQMSQLMGSLSTEREKNEIMQKQLESLSFLDKRKATKPKLLADQVPSVSAVTLGSDQVTAPVQQQISVPSPSKAPPAKVTKRVAPTSRRARVRGALLQDNEDEDDN; this is encoded by the exons atggcggcggcggtggacctgGAGGACGCGTTCGGCGCGGTCTTCGGCGAAGCCAAGCCGGAGGGCCACCCCACCGCGCGCCCCATCCTCTTCCGCGCCcacgcccgctccgccgccacccTCCGCGTCGTCGCCACCGACTGCCACTCCCTCGCCTGGGGCTGCTCCCTCTCGGTCTCCGACCTCGACGACCTC AGAGACGATGTTGGAATCGGGGGCTCCTGGGTCGACTTCCTGGATTACCTCAAGTCCTCCTTGTCCTCCGGCGAGGTGAAGCTGCTCTTCGCCGGCGACCAACTCCGCAAGTCAACCG GTTCTGATGGTGCAAAGCTTGTGGCTACCAAGGCAAAGGGCCTGCCTCTCATCACCATTTCTCTCCATAGTGTTACTGGCGCTGTGACGAGTGATGTCATAGCCGAGTTCTCGCTAGGGCTCTATGGAGCTTATAGGACTGCACGGGAGCTTGTATCCAAAG AACAAGAACAAATGTCACAGCTGATGGGGAGTCTGTCAACTGAAAGA GAAAAGAACGAAATCATGCAAAAACAACTCGAATCTCTTTCTTTCCTAGACAAAAGAAAGGCAACAAAGCCAAAGCTGTTGGCTGATCAGGTTCCAAGTGTGTCTGCTGTGACTCTGGGCTCTGATCAAGTTACAGCTCCTGTGCAGCAGCAAATATCAG TACCTTCACCTAGTAAAGCCCCTCCAGCTAAAGTCACGAAGAGGGTAGCCCCCACGTCTCGGAG GGCAAGGGTGCGAGGAGCTCTGCTGCAAGataatgaggatgaggatgacaacTGA
- the LOC123181580 gene encoding probable glucuronosyltransferase Os03g0107900 yields MLDRTKPSPAMRDPKVKTARAHKPRHFPLLDRLRKRHFYRWRWLLWLALSAYLFLPALPPSLRGPSSEPRPGVRIYAYDLPPRFNRGWAAADARCARHLFAAEVAVHEALLLRQRRAGLRPEEADLFLVPVYVCCNFSTLTGLPSLARARALLADAVDLVRAEMPFWNRSAGADHVFVASHDFGACFHPMEDVAMAAGIPEFLKRSILLQTFGVQGRHPCQDAEHVVLPPYVPPEVAPRELPEPEKAHRDIFAFFRGKMEVHPKNISGHFYSRKVRTELLRLYGRNRKFHLKRKRYDGYRSEMARSLFCLCPLGWAPWSPRLVESVLLGCIPVIIADNIRLPFPGVLRWPDISLQVAERDVAGLEAVLDHVAATNMTTIQKNLWDPMKRKALVFNRPMEEGDATWQVLKELEVKLEPLRRQGRRRCSLREGTL; encoded by the exons ATGCTCGATCGGACGAAGCCCTCTCCCGCCATGAGAGACCCGAAGGTGAAGACAGCAAGAGCCCACAAGCCGCGCCACTTCCCCCTCCTCGACAGGCTCAGGAAGCGCCACTTCTACAGGTGGCGGTGGCTCCTCTGGCTAGCCCTCTCCGCCTACCTCTTCCTCCCAGCGCTGCCCCCCTCCCTCCGCGGCCCCAGCTCCGAGCCCCGCCCCGGCGTCCGGATCTACGCCTACGACCTGCCGCCGCGCTTCAACCGGGGCTGGGCGGCCGCCGACGCGCGGTGCGCGCGCCACCTCTTCGCCGCCGAGGTGGCCGTGCACGAGGCGCTGCTGCTGCGGCAGCGGCGCGCGGGCCTGCGCCCCGAGGAGGCCGACCTCTTCCTCGTGCCCGTCTACGTCTGCTGCAACTTCTCCACGCTCACGGGGCTCCCGTcgctggcgcgcgcgcgcgcgctgcTCGCCGACGCCGTCGACCTCGTCCGCGCCGAGATGCCCTTCTGGAACCGCTCCGCCGGGGCAGACCACGTCTTCGTCGCGTCGCACGACTTCGGCGCCTGCTTCCACCCCATG GAGGATGTGGCAATGGCGGCCGGTATCCCGGagttcttgaagaggtcgatcctgCTGCAGACATTTGGTGTGCAGGGCCGGCACCCTTGCCAGGACGCGGAGCATGTGGTGCTCCCGCCATACGTGCCGCCTGAGGTGGCTCCTCGGGAGCTGCCGGAACCGGAGAAGGCACATCGGGACATCTTTGCCTTCTTCCGGGGCAAGATGGAGGTCCATCCCAAGAATATCAGTGGCCACTTCTACAGCAG GAAGGTGAGGACTGAACTACTGCGGCTGTATGGCCGCAACCGCAAGTTCCATCTGAAGCGGAAACGGTACGACGGCTACCGGTCGGAGATGGCGCGCTCCTTGTTCTGCCTCTGCCCGCTCGGGTGGGCGCCATGGAGCCCTCGTCTGGTGGAGTCGGTCCTCCTGGGCTGCATCCCCGTCATCATCGCCGACAACATACGGCTGCCGTTCCCCGGCGTCCTCCGGTGGCCGGACATCTCGCTGCAGGTGGCGGAGAGGGACGTGGCCGGCCTCGAGGCGGTGCTCGACCACGTCGCGGCGACCAACATGACGACGATACAGAAGAACCTGTGGGACCCCATGAAGCGGAAGGCGCTAGTTTTTAACCGCCCGATGGAGGAGGGAGACGCCACCTGGCAGGTCCTCAAGGAGCTTGAGGTGAAGCTGGAGCCGTTGCGACGGCAGGGGCGGAGGAG ATGCTCTCTTCGCGAAGGAACTTTGTGA
- the LOC123181581 gene encoding uncharacterized protein codes for MAWRRASVLAALVLVAAAACADAGESYGASMFTVTGTVLCQDCTKNWNAYAYSAKPIAGSVVAVTCLDEHRGRTVTHSVDTTDEEGVFKVEVPYAHDGGSCRLDPAHCLVRIVRSGDKGCAVLTNFNGGTTGEKLLRPSKVSSTEVGYSAGPYYATVPQCDVDGDDKSCS; via the exons atggcgtggaggagggCGTCGGTGCTGGCCGCGCTCGTGCTGGTGGCCGCGGCGGCGTGCGCCGACGCCGGGGAGAGCTACGGCGCGTCCATGTTCACGGTGACGGGCACCGTGCTGTGCCAGGACTGCACCAAGAACTGGAACGCCTACGCCTACAGCGCCAAGCCCATCGCCG GCAGCGTGGTGGCGGTGACGTGCCTGGACGAGCACAGGGGGCGGACGGTGACCCACAGCGTGGACACGACGGACGAGGAGGGGGTTTTCAAGGTGGAGGTGCCGTACGCCCACGACGGCGGCAGCTGCCGCCTCGACCCGGCCCACTGCCTCGTCCGCATCGTCAGGTCGGGGGACAAGGGCTGCGCCGTGCTCACCAACTTCAACGGCGGCACGACCGGCGAGAAGCTATTGCGCCCCTCGAAGGTCTCCTCCACCGAGGTCGGCTACTCGGCAGGGCCCTACTACGCCACCGTGCCGCAGTGCGACGTCGACGGCGACGACAAGAGCTGCTCCTGA